The Maniola hyperantus chromosome 12, iAphHyp1.2, whole genome shotgun sequence genome has a segment encoding these proteins:
- the LOC117986873 gene encoding protein artichoke-like: MKRIFRLETKRNENGVLQFFSLFLFSLPIYGAQNTLECSEMILNNKCTCYIFENGVYLDCQDTSIKDIKNALKRVTDVHTFSIYDLDVSEEDLGPHFIPQGACIKHIHISRTNIREIDDETFMPLRKCLETLSIVSSKIRFIPQKALSGMLKLISIELISNYIEEIPSYSFYGLPLIKLNIKGNIVRYISDTAFTTLELSITEIDLSENNLTSFPIVSIASLKHLRNLKLAWNEIFLIENTDNTNLITSLEYLDLNSNNFEFISEDCLKFSPSLKELSFHFNFIANVHHRAFYSLVNLKSLDLSHNRIKILHTNIFQNNKNLELIDLSHNHLHHIHGLLYNMPSLSIVFLSHNNILEVPIDSFFNSSKISVIQLDKNCIHNINSESFSDLENLEELQLDFNYLNEVPHSILMNNRNLTKLRLDNNNFSDINNSTFTTLKNLKEIRLNNNWLKFISKQIFKNSIALEEIYLNHNKISFIETETFAKMLHLKYIALHNNNLVDISDILPKINSKLLLVYLEFNQLSSVNDKVLGSQKRLHQLSLKNNDLKFITKNTFSNLTYLTRLELSNNKLLIIDDFSFQRLNSARYLDLQNNLIKNITSYTFFGLSELEDLDLSRNKIVFIFDMAFDTLKKLRIINLSFNPLKILHRNLFQHGLPLSSLLLDNCEIEFVENGTFHGLNNLKHLSLKNNSLKSNDLLCLDIPGLKHLSLSYNILDHLPVEAFSNLPLLEIIFLEHCNIEKIIEGTFINNKNLEKLNLAQNIISRIPEKLFSAYNSVSELNVSNNFLDYVPYDMFDNFTSIETLDIADNLILKIELSGFGKLSKLKSLILRKNEIQLISSSKRVMLSELILFDISYNRIDHLPKQLFEHFPNIQNINISHNNIMRFDFLMSYKTLGVSLINIDLSKNPSISWTTPSNIENNTLIASLYELHICFTNFTIIEDITFKLFTTLQHLYLNFNKIRRLSISPFSKLMFLENLDLSFNRITHLKTSNFRGLIKLNTLCLSNNNLESMESFDEDLSNLKLLDLSYNKLQNIINEHFIYLKELTVLNLAHNNIKYLSATSFNNLNKIVQIDLEHNKLQTIPLELLTSIENHVQDISIKDNVIVCRCQKNNTWTWIQDHPKIIKPYSVICFNDDYPKEKCDFPLIVHLSIDKHNDNSVLVTWLIRNRTALKALKILYYNENVESNVKVKHVDKNTVSTHITDLQTNMHYIVCVLTMYEDSEIFDEGDFVSVNDTDIEANITSNMDRNVINALIAQSPASECVSFNTMKKPLTVKIKTNKGFKMSSLLNRRTGLIVGCCLGFVVFFIMVTVLLYTKVKERKRIAKSDPAWSEMNDYHSMQSKEDIQDSTTASTDNILLGMTKNRISFDKMK, encoded by the exons ATGAAAAGGATTTTCCGTTTGGAGACAAAGAGAAATGAAAATGGCGTTCTTcaatttttttcattgtttCTGTTTTCACTTCCGATTTACGGAGCTCAAAATACCTTGGAATGTTCTGAGATGATACTAAATAATAAATGCACAtgttacatttttgaaaatg GTGTATATCTTGATTGCCAAGATACAAGcataaaagatataaaaaatgcACTAAAACGTGTAACCGATGTGCATACTTTTTCTATTTATGACCTCGACGTCAGCGAAGAAGATTTGGGACCACATTTTATACCACAAGGCGCTTGTATCAAGCATATTCACATATCGCGAACAAACATAAGAGAGATCGACGATGAAACATTTATGCCGTTGAGAAAGTGCCTTGAAACATTAAGTATTGTATCAAGCAAGATTAGGTTTATACCACAAAAAGCACTCTCCGGTATGCTTAAGCTAATTTCAATTGAACTTATTTCAAACTATATCGAAGAGATTCCAAGCTACAGTTTTTATGGACTtccattaattaaattaaatataaaaggaaatatcGTTCGTTATATATCTGACACTGCTTTCACAACTTTAGAGCTGTCAATAACGGAAATCGACCTTAGTGAAAATAATCTCACTTCATTTCCAATAGTTTCAATAGCTAGTTTAAAACACCTTCGGAATTTAAAATTAGCATGGAatgaaatttttttaattgaaaatacagATAATACAAATCTTATAACATCCTTAGAATATTTAGATTTGAATTCCAACAATTTTGAGTTTATTTCAGAAGACTGCCTTAAATTTAGTCCGTCCCTGAAAGAGttatcatttcattttaatttcattgcAAATGTGCATCACCGAGCGTTTTACTCACTCGTGAATTTAAAATCTTTGGACTTGAGCCACAATAGAATCAAAAtattacatacaaatatttttcaaaacaataaaaatttagaGTTAATTGATTTAAGTCATAATCATTTGCATCATATTCATGGCCTACTCTACAATATGCCGTCTCTTAGTATAGTATTTTTaagtcataataatattcttgAAGTGCCAATAGATTCCTTTTTTAATTCTAGTAAAATTAGCGTGATACAATTAGATAAAAATTGCATACATAACATAAATAGTGAGAGCTTTAGTGATTTAGAAAATTTAGAAGAACTGCAATTagattttaactatttaaatgAAGTGCCACATAGTATATTGATGAATAAtagaaatttaacaaaattaagattagacaataataattttagtgaTATAAACAATAGTACTTTCACGACTCTTAAAAATCTTAAAGAAATTAGATTAAACAATAATTGGctaaaatttatttctaaacaGATCTTCAAAAATTCTATCGCTTTAGAAGAAATATACCTAAATCACAATAAAATAAGTTTCATTGAAACAGAAACTTTTGCAAAAATGttgcatttaaaatatatcgCTTTGCACAACAACAATCTTGTAGATATTTCCGACATCttaccaaaaataaattccAAGTTACTATTAGTTTACCTTGAGTTTAACCAACTATCTTCAGTAAATGATAAAGTATTAGGGTCACAGAAAAGATTACATCAATTAAGCTTGAAAAATAACGACTTAAaatttatcacaaaaaatacttttagtAATCTAACATATCTAACACGCTTAGAGCTTAGCaataataaacttttaattATTGACGATTTCTCATTCCAAAGATTGAATTCCGCGCGATATTTAGATTTACAAAACAATTTGATAAAAAACATCACAAGCTACACATTTTTTGGCCTAAGTGAATTAGAAGATTTAGATTTATCACGCaataaaatagtatttatttttgatatggcATTTGACACATTAAAGAAATTACGAATAATAAACTTGTCATTTAATCCATTGAAAATTCTTCACCGAAATCTATTTCAGCACGGACTACCACTTAGTTCACTATTGTTAGATAACTGTGAAATAGAATTCGTAGAAAACGGTACATTTCATGGGTTGAACAACTTAAAACATCTCTCccttaaaaataattcattGAAATCAAATGACTTACTCTGCCTTGATATACCAGGTTTAAAACACTTATCTCTATCATACAATATACTAGATCATCTACCTGTTGAGGCATTTTCAAATTTACCCCTTTTAGAGATAATTTTTCTAGAACATTgtaatattgaaaaaatcatTGAAGGTActtttattaataacaaaaactTAGAGAAATTGAATCtagcacaaaatattataagtcgCATTCCAGAAAAATTGTTTAGTGCTTATAATTCTGTATCAGAGTTGAACGTAAGTAATAATTTTCTTGACTATGTGCCATATGATATGTTTGATAACTTTACATCAATTGAAACTCTTGATATTGCTGACAACTTAATACTAAAAATAGAACTTAGCGGTTTTGGAAAACTAAGCAAACTGAAATCATTAATATTGCGTAAAAATGAAATACAATTAATTAGCAGTAGCAAAAGAGTAATGTTAAGTGAATTAATACTTTTTGATATAAGTTATAACAGAATAGATCATTTACCTAAACAGTTGTTTGAACATTTCCCAAACATAcagaatattaatatttcacacAACAATATCATGCGTTTTGACTTTTTAATGTCTTACAAAACATTAGGAGTGTCGCTAATCAATATTGATCTTAGTAAAAATCCTTCAATTAGTTGGACTACACCGAGTAATATAGAAAACAATACACTTATCGCCAGTTTATACGAGTTGCATATTTGTTTTACGAATTTTACCATCATAGAAGATAtcacttttaaattatttacgaCTTTACAACATCTTTATctgaattttaacaaaattcgGCGTCTATCAATTAGCCCGTTTTCCAAATTAATGTTTTTAGAAAATTTAGATTTGAGTTTTAATAGAATTACTCATCTTAAAACCAGTAACTTTCGCGgacttataaaattgaatacttTGTGCCTAtccaataataatttagaatcAATGGAATCTTTTGACGAAGATTTAAGCAATTTAAAACTTTTGGATCTTTCTTATAAtaagttacaaaatataataaacgagcatttcatttatttaaaagaattgaCCGTTTTAAATCTTGCtcacaataatattaaatatctatcagccacttcatttaataacCTGAATAAAATCGTACAAATAGACTTGGAGCATAACAAACTCCAAACAATACCTCTGGAGTTACTAACTTCAATAGAAAACCATGTACAAGATATCTCAATAAAAG ACAATGTAATAGTTTGTCGATGCCAAAAGAATAACACGTGGACATGGATTCAAGATCATCCCAAAATAATAAAGCCTTACTCAGTAATTTGTTTTAACGATGACTATCCAAAAGAAAAGTGTGATTTTCCTCTAATAGTTCATTTATCTATTGACAAGCACAATGATAATTCTGTCCTAGTTACTTGGCTAATAAGAAATCGCACAGCATTAAAGGCCCTTAAAATTTTATACTACAACGAGAATGTTGAATCAaat GTGAAAGTAAAACACGTGGATAAAAATACTGTGTCAACTCACATCACCGACCTGCAAACCAACATGCATTATATAGTTTGTGTATTAACAATGTATGAAGATTCTGAGATATTCGATGAAGGTGATTTTGTGTCAGTCAACGATACAGATATAGAAGCCAATATCACTTCAAATATGGATCGTAATGTTATTAATGCTCTAATCGCGCAATCACCTGCAAGTGAATGTGTTTCTTTCAACACAATGAAAAAACCATtaactgtaaaaataaaaacaaataaaggaTTCAAAATGTCTTCATTACTAAACCGACGTACAGGATTGATTGTTGGATGTTGTTTAGGTTTTGTGGTATTTTTCATTATGGTTACTGTTTTATTGTATACCAAAGTAAAAGAGCGAAAGAGAATTGCGAAGTCTGATCCTGCGTGGTCAGAAATGAATGATTATCATTCTATGCAAAGTAAAGAAGACATACAAGACTCTACAACCGCTTCAACTGACAACATTTTATTAGGAATGACTAAAAATCGTATATCCTTTgacaaaatgaaataa